The Lolium rigidum isolate FL_2022 chromosome 2, APGP_CSIRO_Lrig_0.1, whole genome shotgun sequence genomic interval CCACCGCCTCGCCCTCCAGCTCGTCGAGGCTGTTGAGGATCACGGCCGACGCGCCCGCCGTGCGCTCTGTCTCTCTGAGGACGTAGTGCACCATGTACTCGTCCGGGTCCGTGGTGCGGAAGAAGGTCGGGAAGTCCCGCAGCCGCATGCCCCTCAGCCCCGGCACGTCGTCCACCGGCGTGTCAAGGTATCCGTTCGTCAGCTGCTCGACATCTGCACGTCACGTGTAAAAGACTGATAAGATAAGATAAGAGCTACAGCATGCACCTGTTAATGGCAGAATGTGCACGTGTTCGATAAATGCCTGGCGCCGGTTAGTGGTGTGCTACCCCGGGCCCTGCtgtctccctcttcttcctctaggCCTTGCGCCGGTGTCCACGGCGAGACAGCGATGAGGACTTCAAGACCGTGGGGGCGTGCGTTGGTGGGCGGTAGGTTGGGGGGAGCTCCTCGAATCGTCCAGATGGTGGATTTGGGGTTGGGAGAAATCCATGTCAGCTCATCCGACTCTGACGCGGTGGCGCCCGAGGGTGCCGCCTTACCTTCTTGGAGGGCGTCGGTTGTACCCCCTTTCCATTTCCTtccgcgtaccgggggaaaccccaggAGAATTCTCCGGAcagcagcggcgtcgtcgtcgctctccttgttgaaggtgctgTTTTGGTATGCGGCGGTTCGAGGTGCTAGGAGTGTGGTGGGCATTCTCCGGAGGACGCAGCGGTTGCGGGGTCGTCATCGTTCTTGTCGAGCTACCGGTGTCGGCTTTTGttttctcttctctttctcttccgTTTCTTTTGGGcctggttgtgctgcggccccagcatgtttgtatcgtgtggttgctatattaatatagcggggcgaaagcctgtttCGAGGAGGATAAATGCCTGGCGTGCGCACTCATGGAGGAAGAATCATGTATACCTTTGAGTGGGGCGAGGCCACGCTTCATGAGGAGGCGGTAGTGGCGGTAGCCGAGGTAGCTGATGGCGCTGGCGGTCCAGAGCTGGACGTAGGTGAGGCCGAGCTCCTTGGCGGCCTCCATGGAGAACCCCATGACGACGTCGGAAATGACGCAGGTGACAGGAGGCTGTGCCGTGTCGGCGTTGAGCTCCGCCAGGACGCGGCGGAAGGGGCCGAGGCAGGTCTCCGTGGTGGACTTGCAGAGCGCCGGGATGTCCTGCGTCACGTCGTCATCGTCGGACTGGGGCAGGCCGTCGGGGATGGTTGCGAAGCGGAAGCCTGGGACGCCGGCCACCGCGGCCGGGCCACGGGACCGGACTAGGCGAGCCTGGTTGTACTCGGTGTTGACGAAGGTGACGTGGAAGCCCCGGGCGTGGAGCAACTTGGCGACGTTGAGCATCGGGGTGATGTGGCCCTGCGCCGGGTACGGCAGGCACACCGCGTGTGgcttctccgccgccgctcccatggATCCCATCTCTGCTGATGACAAAGCTAATTCCTTCCCCCTGTGTTCAGAGCCGAGATGAAGATGGATCGATCGATGGGATGGCAATGGCAACGAA includes:
- the LOC124688346 gene encoding 7-deoxyloganetin glucosyltransferase-like, with protein sequence MGSMGAAAEKPHAVCLPYPAQGHITPMLNVAKLLHARGFHVTFVNTEYNQARLVRSRGPAAVAGVPGFRFATIPDGLPQSDDDDVTQDIPALCKSTTETCLGPFRRVLAELNADTAQPPVTCVISDVVMGFSMEAAKELGLTYVQLWTASAISYLGYRHYRLLMKRGLAPLKDVEQLTNGYLDTPVDDVPGLRGMRLRDFPTFFRTTDPDEYMVHYVLRETERTAGASAVILNSLDELEGEAVEAMEALGLPKVYALGPLPLLAREDPPTARSAINLSLWKEQDECLEWLDGRAPGSVVYVNFGSITVMTNAQMVEFAWGLAQSGRQFVWVVRRDLVKGDAAVLPEEFLAETAGRGLMPSWCPQQEVLDHPAVGAFLTHSGWNSTMESLCGGVPVISWPFFADQQTNCRYQCQQWGVGMEIDSNVRRDAVAGLITEIMEGEKGKGMRKRAVDWKECARKAAMPGGTSHGNFDELVRDVLLPKN